In Planctobacterium marinum, the DNA window TGCCCTAATAATGTGATTTATTCAGCAACAGCCTTTTCAATGATCACTTCTTCTAGTGGTACATCTTGGTGGAAGCCGTGGCTACCAGTTTCAACGTTTTTGATTTTTTCAACAACGTCCATACCTTCAACCACTTCACCAAATACGCAGTAGCCCCAACCATCGCGGCTTTCGCTCTTGAAGTTTAAAAAGTCATTGTCAGCTACGTTGATAAAGAATTGCGCTGTAGCGGAATGAGGATCCATGGTACGAGCCATAGCAATGCTGCCTTTTTTGTTACTCAGACCATTGTTTGCTTCGTTTTGGATAGGCTCTTTAGTGGTTTTTTCGCCCATGCCCGGCTCCATGCCGCCGCCCTGGATCATGAAGTTATTAATCACGCGGTGAAAAATCGTATTGTCGTAAAAACCGTCGTTTACATAAGAAAGGAAATTGGCCGACGTGTTCGGTGCTTTTTCTTCGTCTA includes these proteins:
- a CDS encoding peptidylprolyl isomerase, which gives rise to MVSLHTNFGVIKIKLDEEKAPNTSANFLSYVNDGFYDNTIFHRVINNFMIQGGGMEPGMGEKTTKEPIQNEANNGLSNKKGSIAMARTMDPHSATAQFFINVADNDFLNFKSESRDGWGYCVFGEVVEGMDVVEKIKNVETGSHGFHQDVPLEEVIIEKAVAE